From one Anopheles cruzii chromosome 3, idAnoCruzAS_RS32_06, whole genome shotgun sequence genomic stretch:
- the LOC128273096 gene encoding nibrin yields the protein MWYLTNVKSGYVYYLVHTGKHTVGLACADLVIKDDDSISRIHAVLKPHEDGLNVTDSDSQYGTYVNGNIAKLVHIPKETATALSPGDTVQFGRGGSVWTVGWTIFRCLISNFELTNELANLMRRTGIRLVSSYSCAVTHLITPTLTVVTTKLLQCLIGQVAIVTPEYFKAVEQSIENGKQLPNAIDYKPECTEAYIRSAPNLIEPNPSRRRMFAGKQFIFFCITLFNQYDDIIKLAGGLCCCAVREKVLKSRCLKPNVIAIKSKPTNEPQLQNYNLFDSYITMNGRRMVPDSEIWLAILYASIDKLCNPDYSFATNVKVCKPYGPAVCKAKLLAYSAEETAANSQVQSVYATIPTIFEMQPATGYDESLYYTAPSGSATSEPMFLRRSLRITRPLRKRLADSEQVADDAPSVRTDDGTASVSPESKRPVKNCTASVSDSKSTVMASSEHGPATAESGVTVPETPPSIVDNADQGSSQRLSENNQQMDTRPRNEEPQNGDRFTFNDQV from the exons ATGTGGTACCTTACGAACGTAAAATCAG GTTATGTTTATTACCTGGTTCATACCGGCAAGCACACAGTGGGCTTGGCATGCGCGGATCTAGTGATAAAGGACGATGACTCCATCAGCCGGATTCATGCCGTACTGAAGCCACATGAAGATGGGCTGAATGTGACCGACAGTGATTCCCAGTACGGCACTTACGTGAATGGAAACATTGCCAAGTTAGTGCATATTCCGAAAGAAACGGCCACAGCTCTCTCCCCGGGCGACACGGTACAATTTGGACGCGGCGGAAGCGTGTGGACCGTCGGCTGGACAATCTTTCGGTGCCTGATTTCAAACTTCGAATTGACGAACGAGCTCGCGAATCTAATGAGAAGGACTGGCATCCGACTGGTGTCCTCCTATTCTTGCGCCGTGACCCACTTAATCACACCGACGTTAACCGTCGTCACGACGAAGTTGTTGCAGTGTCTGATCGGTCAAGTAGCGATCGTCACCCCGGAATACTTCAAGGCAGTTGAACAGTCTATAGAGAACGGAAAACAGCTGCCGAATGCGATCGACTACAAGCCGGAGTGTACTGAAGCGTACATTAGAAGCGCACCGAACCTGATCGAACCGAATCCTTCACGCCGCCGGATGTTCGCGGGAAAACAATTCATTTTCTTCTGTATCACGCTGTTCAACCAGTACGATGATATAATCAAGCTAGCGGGCGGCCTTTGTTGCTGTGCTGTACGTGAAAAAGTCCTCAAATCGCGCTGTCTCAAACCGAACGTCATTGCGAtcaaaagcaaaccaacaaaTGAGCCGCAGTTGCAAAACTACAACTTGTTCGACAGCTACATTACAATGAACGGGCGACGGATGGTGCCGGACAGTGAAATATGGTTAGCAATACTGTACGCTTCGATAGATAAGCTCTGCAATCCGGATTACAGCTTTGCGACGAACGTGAAAGTGTGCAAGCCGTACGGGCCAGCCGTATGCAAGGCGAAGCTTCTGGCATACAGTGCCGAAGAAACAGCTGCAAACTCCCAAGTACAATCGGTATACGCGACGATCCCTACCATTTTCGAGATGCAGCCTGCGACTGGGTACGACGAATCCTTGTACTACACCGCACCGTCAGGTTCCGCGACATCGGAACCGATGTTTTTACGGCGCTCGTTACGTATCACACGACCACTCAGGAAACGGTTAGCCGATTCGGAGCAGGTTGCTGACGACGCACCTAGTGTGCGCACCGATGATGGCACAGCCAGTGTATCGCCGGAATCGAAACGACCCGTGAAGAACTGCACTGCCAGCGTAAGCGATTCGAAATCGACGGTTATGGCGAGTAGTGAACATGGTCCAGCGACTGCCGAAAGTGGGGTGACCGTTCCCGAAACACCACCATCGATCGTTGACAATGCAGATCAAGGATCAAGTCAACGACTATCggaaaacaaccaacaaatgGATACACGGCCCAGAAATGAGGAACCGCAGAATGGTGACCGGTTCACTTTTAACGACCAAGTATAA
- the LOC128272310 gene encoding adrenodoxin-like protein 2, mitochondrial produces the protein MFRLAVTSRAYLQLTRRASMRGLRATQAIPTSTSTTIGKRTAHTLGYSTARLLSTSQPKLQSEEVEVTFVRANGERVKAKGKVGDSLLDVVVNNSIDLEGFGACEGTLTCSTCHLIFSKPDYDRLPEKPSDEELDMLDLAYELTDTSRLGCQITLSKDLHGLEVRVPATINDARS, from the exons ATGTTCCGACTAGCGGTTACATCACGCGCCTATCTGCAGCTCACGCGGAGGGCCTCGATGCGAGGGTTACGTGCGACCCAAGCCATCCCTACCAGCACCAGTACGACGATCGGTAAACGCACCGCCCATACACTCGGATACAGCACGGCCAGGTTACTGTCCACCTCGCAACCAAAGTTACAAAGCGAAGA gGTTGAAGTGACGTTCGTGCGAGCCAACGGGGAACGTGTTAAGGCCAAGGGCAAGGTTGGCGACTCGCTGTTGGACGTGGTGGTTAACAATAGTATCGATTTAGAAGGATTCGGTGCTTGCGAGGGGACACTCACCTGCTCGACCTGCCATCTGATTTTCTCCAAGCCAGACTATGATCGGCTACCGGAGAAGCCGAGCGACGAAGAGCTCGATATGCTGGATCTGGCGTACGAGCTGACCGACACCTCGCGGCTCGGCTGCCAGATTACGCTCTCCAAAGACTTACACGGGCTGGAGGTGCGCGTACCTGCTACAATCAACGATGCCAGAAGCTAA